Genomic segment of Paenibacillus sp. FSL R5-0623:
CTTGTCGAACTCTTCCTCGGTCTCGTTAAAGCGCATGACGTGTACCGCTTCCGGGTCAAAATAGAGTCCAATCCGCGCGCCTACAACGGCTTTCTTGGTTGAATGAACAAGCCACTCATTGCCCGCATCGTCGTACGTGGATATCTCGTAATGCACCCCACGGAATAACTGGGAGTCCACATTAACCTTGAGCTTGCCTTGGTCTTCCGTTGTAATCTCCAGATCCTCTGGACGAATGACAATCTCTACCGGCTCGTCCCGCTGGAGACCCTGATCGACACACTCGTGCTGTGCGCCAGCGAATTCCACCACAAAGTCCTGCTTCATTTTGCCGGATACAATGTTCGATTCCCCGATAAAGTCCGCCACAAAGCGGTTAATCGGCTCATCATAGATATCATTCGGTGTACCGCTCTGTTGAATCACGCCGCCATTCAGGACAAAAATCTCGTCGGACATCGCTAGAGCCTCTTCCTGATCATGCGTAACAAAGATAAACGTGATGCCTAGTCGTTGTTGCAGCTCCCGCAGCTCATACTGCATTTCGGTCCGCAGCTTCAGATCGAGTGCTGACAAAGGCTCGTCCAGTAGCAGAATTTCAGGTTCGTTCACAATGGCACGTGCAATCGCGACACGTTGCCGTTGTCCGCCAGACATTTCACCAATTTCACGGTTTTCATACCCGGACAGATTGACGAATTTGAGGGCTTCCAACACTTTGCTGCGAATTTCAGCCGTTTTCATTTTTTTGATCCGCAAACCAAAAGCCACGTTCTCAAATACATTCAAATGTGGAAATAACGCGTAATCCTGAAATACGGTATTCACCTGCCGCTGGTGGGCAGGCACTCGGTTGATAAGCGCACCATTAAAATAAATACTGCCCTGTGTCGGCTCCGCAAAACCGGCAATCAGCCGCAATATCGTTGTTTTCCCGCACCCTGACGGGCCAAGAAGCGTATAAAATTTACCCCGCTCAATCTCAAAGCTGACTGCCTTCAATACGGCTTCATCCTGATCGTATTGCTGAGTCACCGCTTCGAAGCGGATAATCGGTTGTTGTTCTGACATGCTTCACATCGCCCCCTTATACTTGAGGTACATCTTAAGTCTGTACACTTTCGTCCATGTTTC
This window contains:
- a CDS encoding ABC transporter ATP-binding protein, which translates into the protein MSEQQPIIRFEAVTQQYDQDEAVLKAVSFEIERGKFYTLLGPSGCGKTTILRLIAGFAEPTQGSIYFNGALINRVPAHQRQVNTVFQDYALFPHLNVFENVAFGLRIKKMKTAEIRSKVLEALKFVNLSGYENREIGEMSGGQRQRVAIARAIVNEPEILLLDEPLSALDLKLRTEMQYELRELQQRLGITFIFVTHDQEEALAMSDEIFVLNGGVIQQSGTPNDIYDEPINRFVADFIGESNIVSGKMKQDFVVEFAGAQHECVDQGLQRDEPVEIVIRPEDLEITTEDQGKLKVNVDSQLFRGVHYEISTYDDAGNEWLVHSTKKAVVGARIGLYFDPEAVHVMRFNETEEEFDKRLEAYQEAVHAD